CTTGCTTTGCACCAAATTTAGTCACTGATTCAAACCTACCTCCAGCATCTCAAATAAAATTAAATCGTGACTCAATAATCTATTTAGAAGCCTTAATTAATCACGATTTAAAACTGCAATCCTATGATGTTTAGTGAGTTTTTAATCTATCTTCACAGTTTTTAGATGAATTTATAAAACATCATCTACATTACATCCACACGTAACACATCTTTAGCACTAGCCCCTTCATTAATAGGGGCTAATTTTATAGTGAAAGCGTTTTTTGCTGGTATTTGTTCGGATGCGCTTCAACTAGATTAACCTGTGCAAGCTTTACCACGATTGTTATCACTGATTCATGGCTGACAAATGTGCAACCACAATTGATATTCTGGCACTGGTTATAACGCTCTTTGGTTTCGGATGAAACTTGATAGGAACTACGTGTATGTGCAGAAAAATAACAAAGAGGGCGATTCACGTTAATGTCCAATCTGCATTATCAATTTCAAACTTAAACCCAGCCATGGCATAGAATGCTTGGCCTTGGGCAACTTCATTAGACGTAAACGCCGTGGTTGCCCCTAATTCGCGGGCTTGCTCTCTGAGCATTTTATAATCGGCTGAATCTCTATCAAGGCGAGTTAAGGCCTGCACTTTTAATATGCCGATTTCAAAGTCATAGCTTGGTACTAATACTTTTTTAGCGGCATAACCTAAACCCACGCCTGATGCGAGCATACCCGCGCTGCCACCCGCTATTTTATTGCGCATGCCCATGGTGATTTGATAGCTGTTTTTTGCTGCTGACATGCGTTTTTCTTGGCTGGCAACCCGTTTTAGTTACTGCTCTTGCTGCAATTGCCGACTGGTGCTGGCGAGACTGGCGGAGGGTTTTCGCCAGTTTTTTATTCGAGGCTTGAGCACTCTTAAACGGTTTCGTAAATTTATCAACGGCGCTTAAAAACCTGTAAACGTAAATGCACGGAATGGGAATGTGTAGTACGTGACACAGCTCAATTAATGATAAACTTTTCTAATTATATTAAAAATTCAATCCTATTGTTATGTTTCGTTTACTCTATTTGTGCTAGTCTACGCGGCAAAAATTAAGAGTGAATTTTTAAAAATCGAGTTATGATCCAGAAAATACAAAATGTAATTTTAAGCAAAATAATGCTGAAGTTTATCGCATTATTTTTTCTCTTTTCTTTGTTACACAAGGTAATGGGCTATCCATTCAAGCCACTGTATATCTTTTTTATAAGCATTGGTTTGCTTTATGTGAAAAATAGCGCCTACCGTTTTGTTGTTTTATTTTTCACCATTTTAGCTGCTATTTATTTACCAGTCGGATTGATCTATGGCCCCCCTACATATAATACAGTTGCTTCCTTTTATTATACTGATATACAAGAATCACGAGAATTTATATCAAATATAGATAACAAGTATTTTATTTATTCTATCTTAATACTCGCTTTTGGAACTTTAGTTAGCTTTATTAAAACAAACCCGATGAACTATCATAAAAAGACGATGTTAAGTATCGCAATGGTAGTTTTTTTCTTCACTCCTTCAAAATATGCCTTAAGTGGTAAATATGAGAGAGCGGCTAATTCAGGAACACCAGAAACTCGTTTTTTTACAGAGCTGATTTATTCTGTTTATTCTTTAATCGATGAGATTGAATTATATACAAGTGATGATACTTTTAAGATTACAGAAGTTAATAACCAATATGATACTTACGTTATTGTTATTGGTGAAAGTGTCCGAAAGGATTTTATGCAAGAATACGGTTTTAAAATGCAAAACACGCCTTTTATGAGCTCAATCAATGGGATTTTTTTCATTAACTACATCTCTGCGGCGAGTTCAACACAACCGTCTTTAACACATAGCTTATCCGTATACCCTAAAATAGGTAATAATATCATCACATTAGCTAGCAGAGCAGGTTTTGATACTTATTGGTTATCTAATCAAGGATTTGTTGGTGAATATGATGGTTCAGTTGCCGCTATAGGGCGAAGAGCAAATAATAGCTTCTTTGTTAAGAGAGGAAGCTCTGATGATAAATTAGTCTCTCCAGACGGTGTTTTATTACCTGAATTTAAATTGGCGCTGGAATCACAAAAACCCAAAAAACTTATTGTTGTTCATCTTATGGGGAGTCATACGCCATTTTGTACCAGAACAGAGGAGCAGTATGATCATTTTTATCAGAATAAAAAATTTTCTTGTTATGTCCAAAGCATAAAAAACACAGATAACTTGTTATCAGAAATATACTCTGATTTAAGTAAAACTAAATCAAAATGGTCAATGATGTATTTTTCTGATCATGCCTTATCTTTAACATATGACAAAAATGAATTGGCACATAGTGATAAATACAAACAGAACTATGAAGTGCCTTTTTTCATCACATCTTATAATTCTAAGCATAAAGAAATGATAAATAGTCGTCGTAGTGGGCTAAATTTTATGTCTTTATTTTCACAATGGACAGGAATAGAAGAAAGTAATATTGAAAGCAATTGTGATATGTTGTCTGAAAATGACTGCCCTAACCAAAATAAAATAATTGACTTTAATAGAAATTATCTCATATTTGATGACTTACCCGATGATTATTCCAAATAAAAATAAAATGGGATGCCTTCACTCATAAGGCACCCTTAAAATATTACGAATAAACTGGCCAAATAATATTCGGTGAGGTTGAAGTGTCTACTTGATTGAATATTACCCGATATTTTTTCCAAGCGCTTAATTGTAATTTCTCACTTTCTAAAACAATCCCTAAATCTAATGCATCTTGTAATGGAGCTATGATTTTATCTGCATGATTGATTAGTTTAACTTTACATTTATAGGCTATGTAAACTTCTTTTTCCTTCAGTTCAGCCTCTTCATGCTCTTTCCATTCTGGAAATCCGTTAATTTGAAACCTAATTTCTCGGTTTTTGTAAACTCATCATAAGTAGACTGGGACACCCAAACACCTTTTAAATCATTTTCAATCTCAGCACTGAAAGTTTCAGATTCGCTAATGAAACCTGTACCATCAAAAAAATACTGATTCATTTTATTACTCCCATACATAGATACGGGTAGGATCGAAATAAACTCGCCCAGTTAGAGATTCATGTAAGATCACCACTCTAGTTTGTAATTGTATAAATAAGTCTTTCCTTAATATTTATAATTTCAAACGGGCAAAGTGTTTCACTTAATTGAGCCTGATATTAACCAAGAGTTATACGGCCTGCCTGAATATCTTGCGGCAATCCCATCGGTGCTACTGAACAAGGCCGCAACCCTATTTCGCCGCAAGTATTATCTCAATGGTTCGCACGCGGGTTATATCTTGTATATCAGTGATGCGGCACAAAAAACTGATGATGTGGATAAAATTCGTGAAGCCCTGAAAAGCAGCAAGGGGTTGGGTAATTTCCGCAATTTATTTTTGTATGCACCAGGGGGAAAGAAAGACGGCATCCAAACAATCCCACTTTCTGAAGCAGCGGCAAAAGATGAATTTCTCAATATCAAGAATGTGAGCCGCGACGATATGTTAGCGGCACACCGTGTGTCACCACAAATCATGGGGATCATTCCTGAAAACGTGGGCGGCTTTGGTGATGTTGAGAAAGCGGCAAAGGTGTTTGTGCGTAATGAGTTGATGCCGTTACAAAGTAAGATGATGCAATTGAATGATTGGTTTGGCGGGGAGATTATTAAGTTTAATAAATACTCGCTGGATTTAGACGATGAATAATATCACTCGTTAATTCAATGATGCCGCCCACTGAGGCGGTATTTTTTTACCTGTAGGTCGGCTTTCTCGCTGCTCTAAATAATAATAAGACCCCACTGTATTATACCAAACCTATATCACCAAGACGAATTTGCCAAAAATCAGGCTCATCAAATAGTGGTTTAAACACACCATACGCCACCACAACACACGCAAAAATAATTGCCATCTAGTTATATAAATTTGATTTTAACGCCGTGACGGCTCGGAGATTTTGCGGACGGATAATTAACAATAAACACCTCGCCGCGCAATCGTGACCCCGCCACGCCTGCCCACTAAATAAGGTAGTTTTCATACAGGTGCATAAGTAAGTCCAAATCGTGCCAGTGGTGGGGCTTAGTGCGGCTGGCTTTATCAACAAAAAGCAGCATATGCCAGTGTGGGGTGCCATCATGATGTGGCTCTGATAGATTACAAAGTGGCATGAAAGCATCAACTATCAATAGAGAGTTTAATTTGCTAATGAGCATTTTTACTTCATTGGACGAAATTGGCGAGTGCTCTAAAAATAACCCGATTAAGTCTCTTGGTAAGTTGAAAGAAGAAAAACCAGAAATGGCCTATTTGACAAAATAGTGATATTGAAAAATTACTTAATGTCATGACCGATGATTACTTACGCATAACTATTTTATGTCTAAGTACGGGGGTAAGATGGGGTGAAGCCATTAGTTTAAAGGCTGAAAACTTATTACATGGACGAGTTACATTTATGAAAACGAAAAATGGTAGGCATAGAACTGTTCCCATTCTGATGATGTAATGAGAACTGTAAAAGTAAAAGATTCTGGATTACTTTTCGATGTTGATTACGTCAAGTACAGATCAATACTGAAAGAAGTTAAACCAGATTTGCCGCATGGTCAGGCCGTGCATGTTTTACGGCATTCTTTTGCAGCGCACTTTATGATGAATGGTGGCAATATTCTCACTCTTCAAAAAATCATGGGTCATGCGAGTATTCAGCAAAAACAATGACATACACACAATTTGCCCCTGACTATTTAAATGAGGCCATTTCATGCAACCCTTTAAGGGGAGGCATCCACATTCCATCCACCGATATGGGGTGCAATGATGCGAATTAACTTATCATAACATTCGTAAGTTATTGAAAAATATTGCTAGCCCCGATGTTCTGGGGCTGGCAATGACCGCCTAGGCGGTCTTTTTCTATACCAAATTGAATTGATATGATTACTCTTTTGGCGTTGCTTTTTCCACGCGGCTTTTTAATTTTTGGCCTGGGCGGAAAGTAACAACACGTCGTGCAGTAATTGGAATATCTTCCCCAGTTTTTGGGTTACGTCCGGGACGTTGATTTTTATCACGTAAATCAAAGTTACCGAATCCAGATAATTTTACTTGCTCACCGTTTTCTAAAGAAAGGCGAACTTCTTCAAAGAAAGTTTCGACCAGTTCTTTAGCATCACGTTTGCTAACACCCAATTTTTCAAACACATTTTCTGACATTTCTGCTTTAGTAAGCGCCATAGGTTTAGTCCCTCAAGGAGGCTTGGAATCGCTGTTTTAACGCAGCAACACACAGATCAACGGTAGCGGTAATCTCTTCTTCTTCCATCGTACGCTGGGTATCTTGGAAAACGAGACTGATAGCAAGGCTCTTATAACCCTCCGCTATCCCTTCACCACAATACACATCAAACAAGTTTATGCCAACTATATGATTTATGCCAACTTTTTTACACTCTGCCAAAACTTCTGCAGCTGCTACATTTTCCGGCACGACCACAGCGATGTCACGGCGATTCGATGGATAGCGTGAAATCGCCTTAGCTTCAGGGATGACACGTTGTGCTATCGCATCACTACGAACCTCAAACACCACCGTACGACCATTTAAATCGAGTTTACGTTCTAATTCTGGGTGAACAACACCGATAAAGCCAATATGTTCATTTTCCAGATAAATCCCAGCACTTTGCCCCGGATGCAATGCAGGATGTGCTTCAGATTTAAATGTAATTTGATTTAGTTTCCCAGTCAATTCAAAAACAGCTTCAAGATCACCTTTTAAATCAAAGAAGTCAACAACTTGTTTATCTAATGACCAATGTTCTTCAAATCTATTGCCCGTGATCACACCTGCAAGCATAGGTTCTTGGCGAATTCCATATTCTGCTTGATTATCAGGCGTAAAGCGCAAACCTGTTTCAAATAAACGAATTCGATTCTGCTGACGATTTTGATTATAGACAACTGTACTTAATAAACCAGTCAGGAGCGATAAACGCATCGCAGACATATCTGCCGAAATTGGATTTGGTAACAGCAACGCATCTTGGCCAGGGTGTAATAACGCCTGAACTTTCGGGTCAACAAAGCTATAAGTAATCGCTTCTTGATAACCACGGTCTACTAACATCGTTTTAATGCGTTTTAACGGCAGATTCGCTTCTTTATGATCAGTCATAATGAGGTCAGCGCGTAATGGCACATCAGGAATGCTGTTGTAACCATAAACACGTGCAACTTCTTCGACTAAATCCTCTTCGATTTGCATATCAAAGCGCCAGCTCGGAGCAACAACATCCCACGTATTTTCTGCAACAGTCACTTTGCAGCCTAAGCGAGTTAGAATATCGGTGACTAAATTATCTTCAATAAAATGACCAATTAAACGGTCTAATTTATGACGAGTCAGTTTGATATTTGCCGCTTTTGGTAAATGCTGTTCGCTAGTAACATCAATAATTTCACCGACTTCACCACCGCAAATTTCCACGATCAACGCTGTTGCACGCTCAATCGCTTTAAATTGCAGTTGCGGGTCCACACCACGTTCGAAACGGTGTGATGCATCGGTATGTAAGCCATAGTTACGTGCACGGCCAGTAATCGACAGTGGATTAAAGAATGCACATTCCAATAAAATATTTTTTGTTTCCGTGTTCACACCAGAGTGTTCACCACCAAAAATACCCGCTATCCCCAATGCTTTAGACTCATCGGCAATCACTAATGTATCTGATTTTAACGTAGCTTCACTGCCATCAAGCAGAACTAGTTTTTCACCATCTTTCGCCATACGCGCAACGATAGCGCCGTCTAAACGGTCTAAATCGTAAGCGTGCTGCGGTTGCCCCATTTCCAGTAAGACATAGTTGGTAATATCAACAACTGCATCAATAGAACGAACACCGCCACGGCGCAGTTTTTCTTTCATCCATAATGGTGTTGGTGCAGAAACATCGATATTTTTAATCACACGGCCCACAAAACGTGGACAGGCTTCTGGCGCTTCAACACGAATTG
The window above is part of the Providencia sp. R33 genome. Proteins encoded here:
- the ihfA gene encoding integration host factor subunit alpha, whose protein sequence is MALTKAEMSENVFEKLGVSKRDAKELVETFFEEVRLSLENGEQVKLSGFGNFDLRDKNQRPGRNPKTGEDIPITARRVVTFRPGQKLKSRVEKATPKE
- the pheT gene encoding phenylalanine--tRNA ligase subunit beta, producing the protein MKFSELWLREWVNPAISSEALSDQITMAGLEVDGVEGVAGEFHGVVVGEVVECGQHPNADKLRVTKVNVGGERLLDIVCGAPNCRQGLKVAVATVGAVLPGDFKIKAAKLRGEPSEGMLCSYSELGISDDHSGIIELPLDATIGTDIREYLKLDDNAIEISITPNRADCLSILGVARDVAVINKLELTEPAINTVSVTTKDTFPIRVEAPEACPRFVGRVIKNIDVSAPTPLWMKEKLRRGGVRSIDAVVDITNYVLLEMGQPQHAYDLDRLDGAIVARMAKDGEKLVLLDGSEATLKSDTLVIADESKALGIAGIFGGEHSGVNTETKNILLECAFFNPLSITGRARNYGLHTDASHRFERGVDPQLQFKAIERATALIVEICGGEVGEIIDVTSEQHLPKAANIKLTRHKLDRLIGHFIEDNLVTDILTRLGCKVTVAENTWDVVAPSWRFDMQIEEDLVEEVARVYGYNSIPDVPLRADLIMTDHKEANLPLKRIKTMLVDRGYQEAITYSFVDPKVQALLHPGQDALLLPNPISADMSAMRLSLLTGLLSTVVYNQNRQQNRIRLFETGLRFTPDNQAEYGIRQEPMLAGVITGNRFEEHWSLDKQVVDFFDLKGDLEAVFELTGKLNQITFKSEAHPALHPGQSAGIYLENEHIGFIGVVHPELERKLDLNGRTVVFEVRSDAIAQRVIPEAKAISRYPSNRRDIAVVVPENVAAAEVLAECKKVGINHIVGINLFDVYCGEGIAEGYKSLAISLVFQDTQRTMEEEEITATVDLCVAALKQRFQASLRD
- a CDS encoding tail fiber assembly protein, with protein sequence MRFQINGFPEWKEHEEAELKEKEVYIAYKCKVKLINHADKIIAPLQDALDLGIVLESEKLQLSAWKKYRVIFNQVDTSTSPNIIWPVYS
- a CDS encoding phage tail tape measure protein, with the translated sequence MSAAKNSYQITMGMRNKIAGGSAGMLASGVGLGYAAKKVLVPSYDFEIGILKVQALTRLDRDSADYKMLREQARELGATTAFTSNEVAQGQAFYAMAGFKFEIDNADWTLT
- a CDS encoding tyrosine-type recombinase/integrase; this translates as MRTVKVKDSGLLFDVDYVKYRSILKEVKPDLPHGQAVHVLRHSFAAHFMMNGGNILTLQKIMGHASIQQKQ
- a CDS encoding phosphoethanolamine transferase, which translates into the protein MIQKIQNVILSKIMLKFIALFFLFSLLHKVMGYPFKPLYIFFISIGLLYVKNSAYRFVVLFFTILAAIYLPVGLIYGPPTYNTVASFYYTDIQESREFISNIDNKYFIYSILILAFGTLVSFIKTNPMNYHKKTMLSIAMVVFFFTPSKYALSGKYERAANSGTPETRFFTELIYSVYSLIDEIELYTSDDTFKITEVNNQYDTYVIVIGESVRKDFMQEYGFKMQNTPFMSSINGIFFINYISAASSTQPSLTHSLSVYPKIGNNIITLASRAGFDTYWLSNQGFVGEYDGSVAAIGRRANNSFFVKRGSSDDKLVSPDGVLLPEFKLALESQKPKKLIVVHLMGSHTPFCTRTEEQYDHFYQNKKFSCYVQSIKNTDNLLSEIYSDLSKTKSKWSMMYFSDHALSLTYDKNELAHSDKYKQNYEVPFFITSYNSKHKEMINSRRSGLNFMSLFSQWTGIEESNIESNCDMLSENDCPNQNKIIDFNRNYLIFDDLPDDYSK
- a CDS encoding ogr/Delta-like zinc finger family protein, which translates into the protein MNRPLCYFSAHTRSSYQVSSETKERYNQCQNINCGCTFVSHESVITIVVKLAQVNLVEAHPNKYQQKTLSL